Proteins encoded together in one Solanum lycopersicum chromosome 7, SLM_r2.1 window:
- the LOC101249833 gene encoding choline monooxygenase, chloroplastic-like isoform X1 gives MVVLQKFTSFHQFNKHKLSSIQFFTCPVKPKKHHFSFKISCNYNQKLVLEFNPKIPIEEAITPPSSWYTDSCFYTHELNQVFFKGWQSVGYTEQIKEPRQYFTGRLGNVEYVVCRDDGGKIHAFHNVCRHHASLLASGSGKSSCFVCPYHGWTYGLDGALLKATRITGIKNFKVNEMGLIPMRVAVWGPFILLNFENGVLPEQESDFDLVGNEWLGSSSQILADGGVDASLSFLCRREYAIDCNWKNVILQVFCDNYLDGGYHVPYAHKGLASGLTLDSYSTTIFEKVSIQRCETGSSGKDQDFDRLGSKALYAFVYPNFMINRYGPWMDTNLVLPQGPRKCLVIFDYFLDSSVKGDESFIAQSLKDSETVQMEDIKLCEGVQRGLESPAYCSGRYAPQVEKAMHHFHSLLYENLSD, from the exons atggtaGTGCTACAAAAATTCACTTCTTTTCATCAAttcaacaaacacaaattatctTCTATTCAATTTTTCACTTGTCCTGTAAAACccaaaaaacatcatttttcatttaaaatttcatgtaaTTATAATCAAAAATTGGTTTTAGAATTTAATCCCAAAATCCCAATTGAAGAAGCCATCACCCCACCAAGTTCTTGGTATACTGATTCTTGTTTTTACACTCATGAACTCAatcaagtcttcttcaaaggcTGGCAATCTGTTG GATACACTGAACAGATCAAAGAGCCTAGGCAATATTTTACTGGAAG ATTGGGGAATGTCGAGTATGTTGTATGTCGAGATGATGGTGGAAAAATACATGCTTTTCACAATGTTTGTCGGCATCATGCCTCTCTTCTTGCCTCAGGAAGTGGGAAAAGCTCTTGCTTTGTTTGTCCATACCAT GGATGGACTTATGGATTGGATGGCGCACTTCTAAAGGCAACACGAATAACAGGAATCAAGAACTTCAAAGTGAAT GAAATGGGACTAATCCCAATGAGAGTAGCTGTATGGGGACCATTCATACTTCTCAATTTCGAAAACGGAGTTTTGCCTGAACAAGAATCCGATTTTGACTTGGTTGGAAACGAATGGTTGGGTAGTTCATCCCAAATCTTGGCCGATGGTGGAGTGGATGCTTCATTGAGCTTTTTATGCAGACGTGAATACGCCATTGACTGTAACTGGAAG AATGTTATCTTGCAGGTCTTTTGTGACAATTATTTGGATGGTGGTTATCATGTACCATACGCTCATAAAGGTCTAGCTTCGGGTCTGACACTTGACTCGTACTCAACCACT ATATTTGAGAAAGTCAGCATCCAACGATGTGAAACTGGTAGTTCGGGGAAGGACCAAGATTTTGATCGACTTGGATCAAAAGCTTTATATGCATTTGTGTATCCCAACTTCATGATCAATAG GTACGGTCCTTGGATGGACACGAATCTCGTACTGCCTCAAGGGCCTCGGAAATGTCTAGTGATATTCGACTACTTTCTTGATTCATCTGTCAAG GGTGATGAGAGTTTTATTGCCCAGAGTCTCAAGGATAGTGAGACAGTACAG ATGGAGGATATAAAGTTATGTGAAGGTGTTCAAAGAGGGCTTGAATCACCGGCTTACTGCTCTGGCCGCTACGCGCCACAAGTTGAGAAGGCTATGCATCATTTTCACAGCCTTCTATATGAAAACCTTTCAGATTGA
- the ACA10 gene encoding auto-inhibited Ca2 -transporting ATPase 10 (The RefSeq protein has 5 substitutions compared to this genomic sequence) — translation MSEENVKGSPYRRHQNEDLEAGSSSKSIDDDCGSPFDIPRTKSAPIDRLKRWRQAALVLNASRRFRYTLDLKKEEERKQLIAKIRTHAQVIRAAVLFQEAGKAVNGDGSLQRLPPTTPSLGEFDISQEELTFMSREHDVTALQNCGGVKGVSEKLKTNLDKGIDGDEVDLLKRKNAYGSNTYPRKKGWSFWRFAWEACCDTTLIILMVAAAASLALGIKTEGIKEGWYDGGSIALAVIIVIVVTAVSDYKQSLQFQNLNEEKQNIQIEVVRGGRRIPVSIFDVVVGDVVPLKIGDQVPADGILISGQSLALDESSMTGESKIVHKDSKSPFLMSGCKVADGYGMMLVVGVGINTEWGLLMASITEDNGEETPLQVRLNGVATFIGIVGLTVALLVLIVXMIRFFTGHTYNPDGSPQFKAGKTKVGKAVDGAIKIFTIAVTIVVVAVPEGLPLAVTLTLAYSMRKMMADKALVRRLSACETMGSATTICSDKTGTLTLNQMTVVEVYISGKKIDPPDDRSEVPPTVLSLLHEGVGLNTTGSVFVPQGGGAVEISGSPTEKAILQWGLNLGMNFDAVRSEASIIHAFPFNSEKKRGGVAVKLDSEVHLHWKGAAEIVLSCCTSFIDENGSVVPLGDDKMSLLKEAISNMAASSLRCVAIAYRPYEVDKVPTEEEIDHWEIPEGDLILLAIVGIKDPCRPGVRDAVQLCIDAGVKVRMVTGDNLQTARAIALECGILRSDADATEPNLIEGKRFRAMSDEERKNVADKISVMGRSSPNDKLLLVQALRSNGHVVAVTGDGTNDAPALHEADIGLAMGIAGTEVAKESSDIIILDDNFASVVKVVRWGRSVYANIQKFIQFQLTVNVAALIINVVAAVTAGDVPLNAVQLLWVNLIMDTLGALALATEPPTDHLMHREPVGRREPLVTNIMWRNLLIQALYQVSVLLVLNFRGKQILHLDHETSARAIEVKNTLIFNAFVFCQVFNEFNARKPDEMNVFKGVLKNRLFVSIVGLTVVLQVIIIFFLGKFTSTVRLSWQLWLVSIVIGVISWPLAVLGKLIPVPEKPFSEYFSKKLPKRRNRQECS, via the exons CAAGCTGCACTTGTCCTTAATGCTTCTCGTCGATTTCGATATACATTGGACttaaaaaaggaagaagaaagaaagcaaTTGATTGCTAAGATAAGAACCCATGCACAAGTCATTCGG GCGgctgttctttttcaagaagcAGGGAAAGCAGTCAATG gggATGGGTCTCTTCAAAGGTTGCCTCCAACTACTCCCTCTCTTGGCGAGTTTGATATCAGCCAGGAGGAGTTGACTTTTATGTCTAGAGAGCATGATGTTACTGCTTTGCAGAATTGTGGAGGG GTTAAAGGGGTCTCCGAGAAGTTGAAAACAAATTTAGATAAAGGAATTGATGGAGATGAAGTAGATCTGCTGAAGCGAAAGAATGCATATGGATCCAACACATATCCTCGGAAGAAAGGAAGGAGTTTCTGG AGGTTTGTTTGGGAAGCTTGCTGTGATACAACCCTGATAATTTTGATGGTAGCCGCAGCTGCATCATTGGCGCTGGGCATAAAGACTGAG GGTATAAAAGAAGGATGGTATGATGGAGGAAGCATTGCCTTGGCAGTGATTATTGTCATAGTTGTGACAG CTGTTAGTGACTATAAACAATCACTTCAATTCCAAAATCTCAATGAAGAGAAGCAGAACATACAAATTGAG GTCGTTAGAGGTGGGCGAAGAATTCCTGTTTCAATATTTGATGTAGTTGTTGGtgatgttgtacctctgaaaatAGGTGACCAG GTACCTGCAGATGGAATATTAATCTCGGGTCAATCTCTCGCACTTGATGAATCAAGCATGACGGGAGAGAGCAAGATT GTTCACAAGGATTCTAAATCTCCTTTCCTAATGTCTGGATGCAAAGTAGCTGATGGGTACGGAATGATGCTG GTGGTAGGTGTTGGAATAAACACAGAATGGGGATTGCTGATGGCAAGCATTACAGAGGATAATGGAGAGGAAACACCATTGCAG GTTCGTCTGAATGGGGTGGCAACCTTCATTGGCATAGTTGGGCTCACTGTAGCTTTACTTGTTCTGATTGTCCTAATGATCAG ATTCTTTACTGGTCATACTTATAACCCGGACGGATCTCCTCAATTTAAAGCTGGGAAAACAAAAGTTGGCAAGGCTGTAGATGGAGCTATAAAAATCTTCACTATTGCT GTTACAATTGTGGTTGTGGCAGTGCCTGAAGGGCTTCCTTTGGCAGTTACTTTAAC GCTTGCCTATTCTATGAGGAAAATGATGGCAGATAAGGCTTTG GTGAGAAGGCTTTCTGCTTGTGAGACCATGGGCTCTGCAACTACAATTTGCAGTGATAAAACAGGAACCTTGACTTTAAATCAG atgaCTGTGGTTGAGGCCTACATCTCTGGTAAAAAGATTGATCCACCTGATGATAGATCTGAAGTGCCCCCAACTGTGTTGTCTCTGCTTCATGAAGGAGTGGGACTGAATACAACTGGCAGCGTTTTTGTACCACAG GGTGGTGGTGCTGTTGAGATTTCTGGATCGCCGACAGAGAAAGCTATCCTCCAATGGGGTCTCAAT CTAGGGATGAATTTTGATGCAGTACGATCAGAAGCATCTATAATCCATGCTTTCCCATTCAACTCAGAGAAAAAAAGAGGTGGCGTTGCTGTGAAGCTG GATTCTGAGGTTCACTTGCACTGGAAAGGAGCTGCTGAAATTGTTCTCTCTTGTTGTACAAGTTTCATTGATGAGAATGGGTCGGTAGTTCCTCTGGGCGATGATAAG ATGTCACTTCTCAAGGAAGCAATTAGCAACATGGCTGCTTCAAGTTTGAGATGTGTTGCTATTGCATACCGGCCATATGAGGTGGAAAAAGTACCTACTGAGGAAGAAATAGATCACTGGGAAATACCTGAGGGTGACCTAATATTGCTTGCAATTGTTGGCATTAAG gaTCCATGCCGACCAGGGGTAAGAGATGCAGTTCAGTTATGTATTGATGCTGGTGTGAAG GTAAGGATGGTTACTGGTGACAACTTACAAACTGCAAGGGCAATAGCTTTGGAATGTGGGATACTTAGATCTGATGCTGATGCAACTGAGCCAAATCTGATTGAAGGAAAGAGGTTTAGAGCTATGTCTGATGAGGAAAGAAAGAACGTGGCAGATAAAATATCG GTTATGGGAAGATCGTCGCCCAATGACAAACTCTTGCTTGTTCAAGCACTAAGGAGCAATGGCCATGTTGTTGCTGTAACTGGAGATGGTACTAATGATGCTCCTGCATTACACGAG GCTGATATTGGTCTTGCTATGGGAATTGCTGGAACTGAAGTCGCCAAAGAAAGTTCAGATATCATCATACTGGATGACAATTTTGCTTCTGTTGTGAAG GTTGTCCGATGGGGCAGATCCGTGTATGCTAACATCCAGAAATTCATCCAGTTTCAGCTCACTGTTAACGTTGCTGCTCTTATAATTAATGTTGTTGCTGCGGTTACTGCTGGTGATGTCCCATTGAATGCTGTTCAG CTACTTTGGGTAAACCTTATTATGGACACCTTGGGGGCGCTTGCACTGGCCACAGAACCACCAACTGATCACCTTATGCACCGAGAACCTGTTGGTCGAAG GGAACCTCTAGTCACCAATATCATGTGGAGAAACCTATTAATACag GCTCTGTATCAAGTTTCAGTTCTCCTGGTTCTCAATTTCCGAGGTAAACAAATTCTGCATTTGGATCATGAGACGAGCGCTCGGGCTATTGAAGTGAAGAACACCTTGATTTTCAACGCTTTTGTCTTCTGCCAA GTGTTCAATGAATTCAATGCTCGGAAGCCAGATGAGATGAATGTGTTCAAAGGAGTCCTCAAAAACCGTCTATTTGTTTCAATCGTCGGCCTCACAGTGGTGCTTCAG GTTATCATTATATTCTTCCTTGGAAAATTCACTTCTACTGTGAGATTGAGTTGGCAATTATGGCTAGTTTCCATTGTCATTGGAGTAATAAG CTGGCCCCTTGCTGTTCTTGGCAAGTTGATACCTGTCCCTGAGAAGCCATTTAGTGAATATTTTTCCAAGAAATTACCAAAACGAAGAAATCGACAGGAGTGTTCATAG
- the ACA10 gene encoding auto-inhibited Ca2 -transporting ATPase 10 isoform X1, protein MSEENVKGSPYRRHQNEDLEAGSSSKSIDDDCGSPFDIPRTKSAPIDRLKRWRQAALVLNASRRFRYTLDLKKEEERKQLIAKIRTHAQVIRAAVLFQEAGKAVNGDGSLQRLPPTTPSLGEFDISQEELTFMSREHDVTALQNCGGVKGVSEKLKTNLDKGIDGDEVDLLKRKNAYGSNTYPRKKGRSFWRFVWEACCDTTLIILMVAAAASLALGIKTEGIKEGWYDGGSIALAVIIVIVVTAVSDYKQSLQFQNLNEEKQNIQIEVVRGGRRIPVSIFDVVVGDVVPLKIGDQVPADGILISGQSLALDESSMTGESKIVHKDSKSPFLMSGCKVADGYGMMLVVGVGINTEWGLLMASITEDNGEETPLQVRLNGVATFIGIVGLTVALLVLIVLMIRFFTGHTYNPDGSPQFKAGKTKVGKAVDGAIKIFTIAVTIVVVAVPEGLPLAVTLTLAYSMRKMMADKALVRRLSACETMGSATTICSDKTGTLTLNQMTVVEAYISGKKIDPPDDRSEVPPTVLSLLHEGVGLNTTGSVFVPQGGGAVEISGSPTEKAILQWGLNLGMNFDAVRSEASIIHAFPFNSEKKRGGVAVKLDSEVHLHWKGAAEIVLSCCTSFIDENGSVVPLGDDKMSLLKEAISNMAASSLRCVAIAYRPYEVEKVPTEEEIDHWEIPEGDLILLAIVGIKDPCRPGVRDAVQLCIDAGVKVRMVTGDNLQTARAIALECGILRSDADATEPNLIEGKRFRAMSDEERKNVADKISVMGRSSPNDKLLLVQALRSNGHVVAVTGDGTNDAPALHEADIGLAMGIAGTEVAKESSDIIILDDNFASVVKVVRWGRSVYANIQKFIQFQLTVNVAALIINVVAAVTAGDVPLNAVQLLWVNLIMDTLGALALATEPPTDHLMHREPVGRREPLVTNIMWRNLLIQALYQVSVLLVLNFRGKQILHLDHETSARAIEVKNTLIFNAFVFCQVFNEFNARKPDEMNVFKGVLKNRLFVSIVGLTVVLQVIIIFFLGKFTSTVRLSWQLWLVSIVIGVISWPLAVLGKLIPVPEKPFSEYFSKKLPKRRNRQECS, encoded by the exons CAAGCTGCACTTGTCCTTAATGCTTCTCGTCGATTTCGATATACATTGGACttaaaaaaggaagaagaaagaaagcaaTTGATTGCTAAGATAAGAACCCATGCACAAGTCATTCGG GCGgctgttctttttcaagaagcAGGGAAAGCAGTCAATG gggATGGGTCTCTTCAAAGGTTGCCTCCAACTACTCCCTCTCTTGGCGAGTTTGATATCAGCCAGGAGGAGTTGACTTTTATGTCTAGAGAGCATGATGTTACTGCTTTGCAGAATTGTGGAGGG GTTAAAGGGGTCTCCGAGAAGTTGAAAACAAATTTAGATAAAGGAATTGATGGAGATGAAGTAGATCTGCTGAAGCGAAAGAATGCATATGGATCCAACACATATCCTCGGAAGAAAGGAAGGAGTTTCTGG AGGTTTGTTTGGGAAGCTTGCTGTGATACAACCCTGATAATTTTGATGGTAGCCGCAGCTGCATCATTGGCGCTGGGCATAAAGACTGAG GGTATAAAAGAAGGATGGTATGATGGAGGAAGCATTGCCTTGGCAGTGATTATTGTCATAGTTGTGACAG CTGTTAGTGACTATAAACAATCACTTCAATTCCAAAATCTCAATGAAGAGAAGCAGAACATACAAATTGAG GTCGTTAGAGGTGGGCGAAGAATTCCTGTTTCAATATTTGATGTAGTTGTTGGtgatgttgtacctctgaaaatAGGTGACCAG GTACCTGCAGATGGAATATTAATCTCGGGTCAATCTCTCGCACTTGATGAATCAAGCATGACGGGAGAGAGCAAGATT GTTCACAAGGATTCTAAATCTCCTTTCCTAATGTCTGGATGCAAAGTAGCTGATGGGTACGGAATGATGCTG GTGGTAGGTGTTGGAATAAACACAGAATGGGGATTGCTGATGGCAAGCATTACAGAGGATAATGGAGAGGAAACACCATTGCAG GTTCGTCTGAATGGGGTGGCAACCTTCATTGGCATAGTTGGGCTCACTGTAGCTTTACTTGTTCTGATTGTCCTAATGATCAG ATTCTTTACTGGTCATACTTATAACCCGGACGGATCTCCTCAATTTAAAGCTGGGAAAACAAAAGTTGGCAAGGCTGTAGATGGAGCTATAAAAATCTTCACTATTGCT GTTACAATTGTGGTTGTGGCAGTGCCTGAAGGGCTTCCTTTGGCAGTTACTTTAAC GCTTGCCTATTCTATGAGGAAAATGATGGCAGATAAGGCTTTG GTGAGAAGGCTTTCTGCTTGTGAGACCATGGGCTCTGCAACTACAATTTGCAGTGATAAAACAGGAACCTTGACTTTAAATCAG atgaCTGTGGTTGAGGCCTACATCTCTGGTAAAAAGATTGATCCACCTGATGATAGATCTGAAGTGCCCCCAACTGTGTTGTCTCTGCTTCATGAAGGAGTGGGACTGAATACAACTGGCAGCGTTTTTGTACCACAG GGTGGTGGTGCTGTTGAGATTTCTGGATCGCCGACAGAGAAAGCTATCCTCCAATGGGGTCTCAAT CTAGGGATGAATTTTGATGCAGTACGATCAGAAGCATCTATAATCCATGCTTTCCCATTCAACTCAGAGAAAAAAAGAGGTGGCGTTGCTGTGAAGCTG GATTCTGAGGTTCACTTGCACTGGAAAGGAGCTGCTGAAATTGTTCTCTCTTGTTGTACAAGTTTCATTGATGAGAATGGGTCGGTAGTTCCTCTGGGCGATGATAAG ATGTCACTTCTCAAGGAAGCAATTAGCAACATGGCTGCTTCAAGTTTGAGATGTGTTGCTATTGCATACCGGCCATATGAGGTGGAAAAAGTACCTACTGAGGAAGAAATAGATCACTGGGAAATACCTGAGGGTGACCTAATATTGCTTGCAATTGTTGGCATTAAG gaTCCATGCCGACCAGGGGTAAGAGATGCAGTTCAGTTATGTATTGATGCTGGTGTGAAG GTAAGGATGGTTACTGGTGACAACTTACAAACTGCAAGGGCAATAGCTTTGGAATGTGGGATACTTAGATCTGATGCTGATGCAACTGAGCCAAATCTGATTGAAGGAAAGAGGTTTAGAGCTATGTCTGATGAGGAAAGAAAGAACGTGGCAGATAAAATATCG GTTATGGGAAGATCGTCGCCCAATGACAAACTCTTGCTTGTTCAAGCACTAAGGAGCAATGGCCATGTTGTTGCTGTAACTGGAGATGGTACTAATGATGCTCCTGCATTACACGAG GCTGATATTGGTCTTGCTATGGGAATTGCTGGAACTGAAGTCGCCAAAGAAAGTTCAGATATCATCATACTGGATGACAATTTTGCTTCTGTTGTGAAG GTTGTCCGATGGGGCAGATCCGTGTATGCTAACATCCAGAAATTCATCCAGTTTCAGCTCACTGTTAACGTTGCTGCTCTTATAATTAATGTTGTTGCTGCGGTTACTGCTGGTGATGTCCCATTGAATGCTGTTCAG CTACTTTGGGTAAACCTTATTATGGACACCTTGGGGGCGCTTGCACTGGCCACAGAACCACCAACTGATCACCTTATGCACCGAGAACCTGTTGGTCGAAG GGAACCTCTAGTCACCAATATCATGTGGAGAAACCTATTAATACag GCTCTGTATCAAGTTTCAGTTCTCCTGGTTCTCAATTTCCGAGGTAAACAAATTCTGCATTTGGATCATGAGACGAGCGCTCGGGCTATTGAAGTGAAGAACACCTTGATTTTCAACGCTTTTGTCTTCTGCCAA GTGTTCAATGAATTCAATGCTCGGAAGCCAGATGAGATGAATGTGTTCAAAGGAGTCCTCAAAAACCGTCTATTTGTTTCAATCGTCGGCCTCACAGTGGTGCTTCAG GTTATCATTATATTCTTCCTTGGAAAATTCACTTCTACTGTGAGATTGAGTTGGCAATTATGGCTAGTTTCCATTGTCATTGGAGTAATAAG CTGGCCCCTTGCTGTTCTTGGCAAGTTGATACCTGTCCCTGAGAAGCCATTTAGTGAATATTTTTCCAAGAAATTACCAAAACGAAGAAATCGACAGGAGTGTTCATAG
- the LOC101249833 gene encoding choline monooxygenase, chloroplastic-like isoform X2, which yields MVVLQKFTSFHQFNKHKLSSIQFFTCPVKPKKHHFSFKISCNYNQKLVLEFNPKIPIEEAITPPSSWYTDSCFYTHELNQVFFKGWQSVGYTEQIKEPRQYFTGRLGNVEYVVCRDDGGKIHAFHNVCRHHASLLASGSGKSSCFVCPYHGWTYGLDGALLKATRITGIKNFKVNEMGLIPMRVAVWGPFILLNFENGVLPEQESDFDLVGNEWLGSSSQILADGGVDASLSFLCRREYAIDCNWKVFCDNYLDGGYHVPYAHKGLASGLTLDSYSTTIFEKVSIQRCETGSSGKDQDFDRLGSKALYAFVYPNFMINRYGPWMDTNLVLPQGPRKCLVIFDYFLDSSVKGDESFIAQSLKDSETVQMEDIKLCEGVQRGLESPAYCSGRYAPQVEKAMHHFHSLLYENLSD from the exons atggtaGTGCTACAAAAATTCACTTCTTTTCATCAAttcaacaaacacaaattatctTCTATTCAATTTTTCACTTGTCCTGTAAAACccaaaaaacatcatttttcatttaaaatttcatgtaaTTATAATCAAAAATTGGTTTTAGAATTTAATCCCAAAATCCCAATTGAAGAAGCCATCACCCCACCAAGTTCTTGGTATACTGATTCTTGTTTTTACACTCATGAACTCAatcaagtcttcttcaaaggcTGGCAATCTGTTG GATACACTGAACAGATCAAAGAGCCTAGGCAATATTTTACTGGAAG ATTGGGGAATGTCGAGTATGTTGTATGTCGAGATGATGGTGGAAAAATACATGCTTTTCACAATGTTTGTCGGCATCATGCCTCTCTTCTTGCCTCAGGAAGTGGGAAAAGCTCTTGCTTTGTTTGTCCATACCAT GGATGGACTTATGGATTGGATGGCGCACTTCTAAAGGCAACACGAATAACAGGAATCAAGAACTTCAAAGTGAAT GAAATGGGACTAATCCCAATGAGAGTAGCTGTATGGGGACCATTCATACTTCTCAATTTCGAAAACGGAGTTTTGCCTGAACAAGAATCCGATTTTGACTTGGTTGGAAACGAATGGTTGGGTAGTTCATCCCAAATCTTGGCCGATGGTGGAGTGGATGCTTCATTGAGCTTTTTATGCAGACGTGAATACGCCATTGACTGTAACTGGAAG GTCTTTTGTGACAATTATTTGGATGGTGGTTATCATGTACCATACGCTCATAAAGGTCTAGCTTCGGGTCTGACACTTGACTCGTACTCAACCACT ATATTTGAGAAAGTCAGCATCCAACGATGTGAAACTGGTAGTTCGGGGAAGGACCAAGATTTTGATCGACTTGGATCAAAAGCTTTATATGCATTTGTGTATCCCAACTTCATGATCAATAG GTACGGTCCTTGGATGGACACGAATCTCGTACTGCCTCAAGGGCCTCGGAAATGTCTAGTGATATTCGACTACTTTCTTGATTCATCTGTCAAG GGTGATGAGAGTTTTATTGCCCAGAGTCTCAAGGATAGTGAGACAGTACAG ATGGAGGATATAAAGTTATGTGAAGGTGTTCAAAGAGGGCTTGAATCACCGGCTTACTGCTCTGGCCGCTACGCGCCACAAGTTGAGAAGGCTATGCATCATTTTCACAGCCTTCTATATGAAAACCTTTCAGATTGA
- the LOC101261534 gene encoding choline monooxygenase, chloroplastic-like: MAMVQNLSSFIQSIKITPLKIHIFTCSVKTKRHYHSSQISCNYNQKLVLEFDPKIPIEEAITPPSSWYTDSCFYTHELNQVFFKGWQSVGYAGQIKDPGQYFTGRLGNVEYVVCRDDAGNIRAFHNVCRHRASPLASASGKKSCFVCPYHGWTYGLDGALQKATRITGIKNFRVNEMGLVPVRVAVWGPFILLNFENGVLPENEADFDLVGNEWLGNSSQILTDGGVDSSLSFLCRREYTVECNWKVYCDNYLDGGYHVPYVHKSYASVLKLDSYSTTILEKVSIQRCDAENDLDFDRIGSKPALYAFVYPNFIISRYGPWMDTNLVLPQGPRKCLVIFDYFLDSSHKSDESFIAQSLEDSETVQIEDMKLCEGVQRGLESPAYCSGRYVPQVEKAVHHFHSLLYESLSN; this comes from the exons ATGGCAATGGTGCAGAACTTGAGTTCCTTCATTCAATCCATAAAAATAACTCCACTAAAGATTCACATTTTCACTTGTTCTGTAAAAACCAAAAGACATTATCATTCATCTCAAATCTCATGTAATTATAATCAAAAATTGGTTTTAGAATTTGATCCCAAAATCCCTATTGAAGAAGCTATCACCCCACCAAGTTCTTGGTACACTGATTCTTGTTTTTACACTCATGAACTCAatcaagtcttcttcaaaggcTGGCAATCTGTTG gCTACGCTGGACAGATCAAAGATCCCGGGCAATATTTCACTGGAAG ATTGGGAAACGTTGAGTATGTTGTATGTCGAGATGATGCTGGAAACATACGTGCTTTTCATAATGTATGTCGCCATCGTGCCTCTCCTCTTGCTTCAGCAAGTGGGAAAAAATCTTGCTTTGTTTGTCCATACCAT GGATGGACGTATGGATTGGATGGAGCACTTCAAAAGGCAACTCGAATAACAGGAATCAAGAACTTCAGAGTGaat GAGATGGGACTAGTCCCAGTGAGAGTAGCTGTATGGGGACCATTCATACTTCTCAACTTCGAAAATGGAGTTTTGCCCGAAAATGAAGCTGATTTTGACTTGGTTGGAAATGAATGGCTAGGTAATTCATCCCAAATCTTGACTGATGGTGGAGTAGATTCTTCATTGAGTTTTCTATGCAGACGTGAATACACCGTTGAGTGTAACTGGAAG GTCTACTGTGACAACTACTTGGATGGTGGTTATCATGTACCGTATGTTCATAAAAGCTATGCTTCGGTTTTGAAACTCGACTCCTACTCCACCACT ATACTTGAGAAAGTCAGCATCCAACGATGTGATGCAGAAAACGACCTAGATTTTGATCGAATTGGATCAAAACCAGCGTTATATGCATTCGTGTATCCCAACTTCATAATAAGTAGGTATGGTCCTTGGATGGACACGAATCTTGTACTGCCTCAAGGACCTCGAAAATGTCTAGTGATATTCGACTACTTTCTTGATTCATCTCACAAG AGTGATGAGAGTTTTATCGCACAGAGTCTCGAGGATAGTGAGACAGTGCAG ATTGAGGATATGAAGTTATGTGAAGGTGTTCAAAGAGGCCTTGAATCACCTGCATACTGCTCTGGCCGTTATGTGCCACAAGTTGAGAAGGCCGTGCATCATTTTCACAGCCTTTTATATGAAAGTCTTTCTAATTGA